A genomic window from Mesosutterella faecium includes:
- a CDS encoding asparaginase: MKKVIVFTTGGTIAMKYDEARGGLVPAVSGEDLAAAVPGLGSLARVEVREFSNVASCNMSPQKMFELSQQIESALADSEVAGAVITHGTDTLEETAYFLDLLHGSDKPVCVVGAMRGASDTSPDGPANIYCAVQTAASENARGKGVLVVLNNVIHAAGQVRKTHSANCATFESPWWGPLGYCDQDRVIFRRAPVGRQVFHPRTLTARVDLIPAQTGLGPEYIDFALSRGCQGIVIEGYGRGNIPPALEDGIARAAAQGVAVVIATRAFAGRPYETYAYPGSVGDSKKHGAVRGGEASGAKTRLKLMIVLSERPELARDPAALEKVMDS; this comes from the coding sequence ATGAAAAAAGTTATCGTGTTTACAACCGGCGGGACCATCGCCATGAAATACGACGAGGCCCGCGGAGGACTCGTCCCGGCCGTCAGCGGCGAGGATCTTGCCGCCGCCGTCCCCGGCCTGGGCAGCCTCGCCCGGGTGGAGGTCCGGGAGTTTTCCAACGTCGCCTCCTGCAACATGAGCCCGCAGAAGATGTTTGAACTCTCGCAGCAGATCGAATCCGCTCTGGCCGACAGCGAAGTAGCCGGCGCGGTGATCACGCACGGCACGGACACCCTGGAGGAAACCGCCTATTTCCTCGACCTCCTGCACGGTTCGGACAAGCCGGTCTGCGTCGTGGGCGCCATGAGGGGAGCCTCCGACACTTCGCCCGACGGCCCCGCGAACATCTACTGCGCCGTCCAGACCGCCGCTTCCGAAAATGCCCGCGGCAAAGGGGTTCTGGTCGTCCTCAACAACGTCATACACGCGGCCGGCCAGGTTCGGAAAACCCACTCCGCCAACTGCGCCACCTTTGAGTCGCCCTGGTGGGGCCCTCTGGGCTACTGCGACCAAGACCGGGTCATCTTCAGGCGCGCCCCGGTCGGCCGCCAGGTCTTTCACCCAAGGACCCTCACGGCGCGGGTCGACCTCATTCCCGCCCAGACCGGGCTGGGGCCCGAGTACATTGACTTCGCGCTGTCGCGGGGCTGCCAGGGCATTGTGATCGAGGGCTACGGGCGCGGGAACATTCCGCCGGCACTCGAGGACGGCATCGCAAGGGCCGCCGCTCAGGGCGTCGCTGTCGTCATAGCCACCCGCGCCTTCGCCGGACGCCCCTATGAGACCTACGCTTATCCCGGTTCGGTCGGAGACTCGAAGAAGCACGGCGCGGTCCGCGGCGGGGAGGCCTCGGGCGCCAAAACCAGGCTCAAGCTCATGATCGTGCTCTCCGAGCGCCCCGAGCTCGCTCGAGATCCCGCGGCGCTCGAAAAGGTCATGGACAGCTGA